Proteins co-encoded in one Desulfomicrobium macestii genomic window:
- the mraZ gene encoding division/cell wall cluster transcriptional repressor MraZ, translated as MFRGHSQRTQDPKGRLMLPPEFRDEVFANSPDGKLVLTNFDDCVAAYPLPEWEIIEQSFSKLNMADRKVRDFHRFFISGAAEVTLDKQGRILVPPHLRNYAGLQKDIILAGVGRKFEIWDQERFEAGRNALQENVDQVMDDLAEKGFELRF; from the coding sequence ATGTTCAGAGGGCATTCACAACGTACGCAAGATCCCAAGGGACGGCTCATGCTGCCCCCTGAATTTCGCGACGAGGTGTTCGCCAATTCCCCGGACGGCAAGCTTGTGCTGACCAACTTCGACGATTGTGTAGCTGCCTACCCCCTGCCAGAATGGGAAATCATTGAACAGAGTTTTTCCAAGTTGAACATGGCTGATCGCAAGGTTCGGGATTTTCACCGCTTTTTCATTTCCGGCGCAGCCGAGGTGACCCTCGACAAGCAGGGACGGATTCTTGTTCCACCACATCTGCGCAATTACGCGGGCTTGCAGAAGGACATCATTCTGGCCGGAGTGGGACGGAAGTTCGAAATTTGGGACCAGGAGCGTTTTGAGGCAGGACGCAACGCCCTGCAGGAGAATGTCGATCAGGTCATGGATGATCTGGCCGAAAAAGGATTTGAACTACGGTTCTGA
- a CDS encoding FtsB/FtsL family cell division protein produces the protein MSEGGKGYLSMGVMFLVTMILGLGLVWVNIERVDLAYELKILERELQEKQDQNSKLQVELHYLLAPATLRDRAEKAGLQPPRRDQIRTMQQ, from the coding sequence GTGAGCGAGGGCGGCAAGGGATATTTGAGCATGGGGGTCATGTTCCTGGTGACCATGATTCTCGGATTGGGACTGGTGTGGGTCAATATCGAACGGGTTGATCTGGCTTATGAATTGAAAATTCTCGAACGCGAGTTGCAGGAAAAGCAGGATCAGAATTCGAAACTGCAGGTGGAGCTGCATTACCTGCTCGCTCCGGCGACTCTGCGCGATCGGGCTGAAAAAGCGGGGTTGCAGCCTCCAAGGCGGGATCAGATACGTACCATGCAGCAATAG
- the rsmH gene encoding 16S rRNA (cytosine(1402)-N(4))-methyltransferase RsmH has translation MDAYSDHIPVMLEEVMHWIAPKPGGFYMDATLGLAGHAARLMEITDGQALLLGLDRDEQALAKAGERLAMYGENVQLAHTSFQHFPQALREIGWDRLDGVIADLGVSSLQLDSPERGFSFLQDGPLDMRMDPGSGGEPASAIVNGASFERLRQLLWDYGEEPMAGRIARAIVKIRETAPIESTLELARIVAAAYPAKRRALSRNHPATKTFQALRLEVNQELREIEFFLERVVDYLRPGARIAVISFHSLEDRIVKRAFRKESSACLCPREYPVCQCGHTQKLRLPFRKPLIPTEEEMRSNSRSRSAKLRVAERVDGEAQ, from the coding sequence ATGGACGCATATTCCGATCACATTCCGGTCATGCTCGAAGAGGTCATGCATTGGATCGCGCCGAAACCCGGCGGGTTCTACATGGATGCGACCCTGGGCCTTGCTGGACATGCTGCCCGGTTGATGGAGATTACCGATGGGCAGGCCCTGCTTTTGGGGCTGGACAGGGACGAACAGGCCCTGGCCAAGGCCGGGGAGAGGCTGGCGATGTACGGAGAAAACGTACAGCTGGCCCATACGTCGTTTCAGCATTTTCCCCAGGCCCTGCGGGAGATTGGCTGGGACAGGCTTGACGGCGTGATCGCCGATCTGGGCGTGTCTTCACTGCAACTGGACAGTCCCGAACGGGGCTTTTCCTTCCTGCAGGACGGCCCTCTTGACATGCGCATGGATCCTGGTTCAGGCGGTGAGCCCGCATCGGCCATCGTCAACGGAGCCTCTTTCGAGCGGCTGCGCCAGCTCCTGTGGGATTACGGCGAAGAGCCCATGGCCGGGCGCATCGCGCGGGCCATCGTCAAGATCCGCGAGACGGCCCCGATCGAATCGACCCTTGAGCTGGCCCGCATTGTGGCCGCGGCCTACCCGGCCAAACGGCGCGCATTGTCGCGCAATCATCCCGCGACCAAGACCTTCCAGGCCCTGCGGCTGGAAGTGAATCAGGAGTTGCGGGAAATTGAATTTTTTCTGGAGCGCGTCGTCGATTATTTGCGGCCGGGCGCGCGCATCGCAGTCATATCCTTTCATTCTTTGGAGGACCGCATCGTGAAGAGGGCTTTTCGCAAGGAAAGTTCCGCTTGCCTGTGTCCTAGGGAGTACCCCGTATGTCAGTGCGGACACACGCAAAAGCTCAGGCTCCCCTTTCGCAAGCCGCTCATTCCCACCGAAGAGGAGATGCGGTCCAACAGCCGCAGCCGCAGCGCCAAGCTGCGCGTGGCGGAGAGGGTTGATGGAGAGGCGCAGTGA